From Spartinivicinus ruber, the proteins below share one genomic window:
- a CDS encoding sigma-54-dependent transcriptional regulator, whose protein sequence is MSQYTVLVVEDDLALQEAICDTLTLAGYQCRAAAHGKEAIQQLGQQLVDMVVTDVNMPEMNGHDLLLYIKQNYPQIPVLLATAYGSINQAVQAMKMGAIDYLVKPFAPEALLDIVARVITGCFNVKEADSPIAEAETSRQLLALAKRVAASESTVLISGESGSGKEVLARYIHQQSARANKPFIAINCAAIPENMLEATLFGHEKGAFTGAYQSMPGKFEQANDGTLLLDEISEMALGLQAKLLRVLQEREVERVGGRKTIPLDVRVLATTNRDMLEQVKAGKFREDLYYRLCVFPLQLLPLRERPLDIVPIAERLFSQHCQKMRRVPVRLDESAKQQLLRYQWPGNVRELDNAVQRALILQPGEVIYASDLCVDLSPEQLLNDIQISHPAEKYISSTEFTVPKASSLASQDNQNAQLCDGVRQREFQLIIDALRQERGKRKEAAVKLGISPRTLRYKLAKMREAGINVEAAIGV, encoded by the coding sequence ATGAGTCAATACACGGTATTAGTTGTAGAAGATGATTTAGCCTTACAAGAAGCCATTTGCGATACCTTGACTTTGGCGGGCTACCAGTGCCGTGCAGCAGCCCATGGCAAAGAAGCTATTCAGCAACTGGGTCAGCAACTGGTGGATATGGTGGTGACCGATGTTAATATGCCTGAAATGAACGGGCATGATCTACTGTTGTATATTAAGCAGAATTACCCGCAAATTCCGGTGTTGTTGGCAACTGCTTATGGCAGCATCAATCAAGCGGTGCAGGCAATGAAAATGGGAGCGATTGATTACTTGGTTAAACCCTTTGCACCTGAAGCATTATTGGATATTGTGGCAAGGGTGATCACGGGTTGTTTTAATGTTAAAGAAGCGGATAGCCCAATAGCTGAAGCAGAAACTAGCCGGCAACTGTTGGCTTTAGCAAAACGGGTGGCGGCATCAGAGTCAACGGTGTTGATTTCAGGTGAAAGTGGCTCAGGTAAAGAAGTATTAGCTCGTTATATTCATCAACAGTCGGCTAGGGCTAATAAGCCGTTTATTGCCATTAACTGTGCTGCTATTCCAGAAAATATGTTGGAAGCCACTTTATTTGGTCATGAAAAAGGGGCTTTTACCGGTGCTTATCAAAGTATGCCAGGTAAGTTTGAGCAGGCAAATGACGGAACCTTATTATTAGATGAAATTTCAGAAATGGCTTTAGGGCTACAAGCCAAATTATTACGGGTATTACAAGAAAGAGAAGTTGAGCGGGTAGGGGGGCGAAAAACAATTCCGTTGGATGTGAGAGTATTGGCTACCACTAACCGGGATATGCTTGAACAGGTAAAAGCAGGCAAGTTTCGTGAAGATTTATACTACCGGCTTTGTGTATTTCCACTGCAGTTGTTGCCTCTGCGAGAGCGACCTTTAGATATTGTACCTATTGCAGAACGACTATTCAGCCAGCATTGCCAAAAAATGCGGCGGGTGCCAGTACGCTTGGATGAATCAGCTAAACAGCAATTGCTCCGTTATCAGTGGCCAGGCAATGTGAGAGAACTGGATAATGCTGTGCAACGGGCATTAATTTTACAACCAGGCGAAGTGATTTATGCCAGTGATTTATGTGTTGATCTGTCGCCAGAACAATTATTGAATGACATTCAAATCAGTCATCCTGCAGAAAAATATATATCGTCAACTGAATTCACTGTACCAAAGGCATCATCTTTAGCATCACAGGATAACCAGAACGCGCAGCTGTGTGATGGAGTGCGACAGCGAGAGTTTCAACTGATTATTGACGCTTTACGGCAAGAGCGAGGTAAGCGTAAGGAAGCAGCGGTAAAACTTGGAATTAGCCCACGTACCTTGCGCTATAAACTGGCCAAAATGCGTGAAGCAGGAATCAATGTAGAAGCGGCGATAGGAGTTTAA
- a CDS encoding sensor histidine kinase, with the protein MSNYIKTLTAEPQPNTSQALLPDELTTDELTQLIANEEVTDGYLASDCSTFTLDNQILANKVACLAHQLSATKIQYQQEITEKARLSQRLKSLLHILPAGVVVIDAQGIVVECNQAAVDLLGEPLLGEVWRNLIIRCFAPRDDDGHEISLKDGRRVSIATRSLASEPGQIILLNDLTETRRLQQALSHHQRLSALGKMVASLAHQIRTPLSAAMLYAGHLMKGSLPVAQQTKFAEKLMARLSHLDRQVRDMLVFARGELPMTNQLSVAELFQNLQHAVDGVAVFQRATIEWHCLTNKKPLKKIARQTQDYHQAILQCNQDALVGACLNLMTNAVEAATQQPIYLWVTARVAGSYLIIAIKDNGPGMTPAQIKQAKEPFFTNKSQGTGLGLAVVQAVVRAHQGDFQLHSIPGQGTCAQISIPLTNPSLVTPDLPEKIVNV; encoded by the coding sequence ATGTCGAATTATATAAAAACGCTCACGGCTGAGCCGCAGCCTAATACTAGCCAAGCCCTGTTGCCAGATGAGTTAACCACAGATGAGTTGACGCAACTGATAGCTAATGAAGAGGTAACCGATGGCTATTTAGCCTCGGACTGTTCAACATTTACCTTGGATAACCAAATCCTTGCCAATAAAGTGGCTTGTTTGGCCCATCAATTATCAGCCACTAAAATTCAGTATCAACAGGAAATCACTGAAAAAGCGCGTTTATCTCAGCGATTGAAAAGCTTGTTACATATTTTACCGGCAGGAGTCGTTGTGATTGATGCCCAAGGGATTGTGGTGGAATGTAATCAGGCGGCAGTTGATTTATTAGGTGAACCATTACTGGGAGAAGTGTGGCGTAATTTGATCATTCGATGTTTTGCTCCTCGTGATGATGATGGCCATGAAATTTCATTAAAAGACGGGCGTCGAGTAAGTATTGCGACCCGCTCCTTAGCGTCAGAGCCAGGACAGATTATTTTGCTCAATGATTTGACTGAAACACGACGCTTGCAGCAAGCCTTAAGCCATCATCAACGTTTATCGGCACTAGGTAAAATGGTGGCATCGTTAGCCCACCAAATTCGCACCCCATTATCCGCTGCTATGCTCTATGCGGGGCATTTAATGAAAGGTTCATTACCTGTGGCTCAACAAACCAAGTTTGCTGAAAAATTAATGGCCAGACTCAGTCATTTGGATCGGCAAGTGAGAGATATGTTGGTATTTGCCCGAGGTGAACTGCCCATGACGAATCAGCTGTCGGTGGCTGAATTGTTTCAAAACTTGCAACATGCGGTGGATGGTGTCGCTGTTTTTCAACGAGCAACTATTGAATGGCATTGTTTAACTAATAAAAAGCCGCTTAAAAAAATAGCCAGGCAAACACAAGATTATCATCAGGCGATTTTGCAATGTAATCAAGATGCTCTGGTGGGTGCTTGCCTGAATTTAATGACTAATGCAGTGGAAGCAGCAACCCAGCAGCCAATTTATTTGTGGGTTACAGCCAGAGTTGCTGGCAGTTATTTAATTATTGCCATTAAAGATAATGGGCCAGGTATGACGCCAGCACAAATAAAGCAGGCAAAAGAGCCTTTTTTTACCAATAAATCGCAGGGGACTGGATTAGGCTTAGCCGTTGTACAAGCAGTAGTAAGAGCCCATCAAGGCGACTTTCAGCTGCACTCAATTCCAGGGCAAGGCACTTGTGCACAAATCAGTATTCCGTTGACTAACCCATCACTCGTAACACCCGATTTGCCGGAAAAAATAGTCAATGTATAA
- a CDS encoding sigma-54 dependent transcriptional regulator — MWREIKVLLIDDNANRRHDMEVILDFLGEDFIALDSNQWLQVLKEQEVNPEGITGVLLGDCCSPLESMIAEVQKWYGGIAVLLIGDQQLSEACDPDLKRQVIAAIDFPPSYNKLLDSLHRSQVFHEQYQLSRHHGRNQQREIQLFRSLVGTSRTVKQVREMMAQVADKDVSVLITGESGTGKEVVARNLHYNSHRRNGPFVPVNCGAIPGELLESELFGHEKGAFTGAISTRIGRFELAQGGTLFLDEIGDMPLHMQVKILRVLQERYFERVGGNKTITTDVRIIAATHKNLEEMIHDGGFREDLYYRLNVFPIDMPPLRERVEDIPLLLNELIARMENEKRGSIRFNSAAIMSLCRHEWHGNVRELANLVERLAIMHPYGVIGVQELPKKYRHIDEHDENNKDVVDMFPPQMEKVGLVGLDTPALLPVNGLDLKDYLTNLEKNLIKQALDDSNGVVARAAERLHIRRTTLVEKMRKYGLQRRESMSGN, encoded by the coding sequence ATGTGGCGAGAAATTAAAGTCTTGCTAATAGATGATAATGCTAATCGTCGGCACGATATGGAAGTCATCCTGGATTTTCTAGGAGAGGACTTTATTGCGCTGGATTCCAATCAGTGGCTTCAGGTGTTAAAAGAACAGGAGGTCAACCCGGAAGGTATCACGGGGGTTTTACTGGGTGATTGCTGCAGCCCCCTGGAGTCGATGATTGCTGAGGTGCAGAAATGGTACGGTGGAATAGCGGTATTACTGATCGGCGACCAACAGCTCTCTGAAGCCTGTGATCCTGACTTGAAACGACAAGTCATTGCAGCTATTGACTTTCCTCCTAGCTACAACAAATTATTGGATAGCCTCCATCGCTCTCAAGTGTTTCATGAACAGTATCAGCTTAGCCGTCATCATGGCCGTAATCAGCAACGGGAAATACAGCTGTTTCGTAGCCTGGTGGGCACCAGTCGAACAGTAAAGCAGGTGCGGGAAATGATGGCACAAGTGGCTGATAAAGATGTCAGTGTACTGATAACGGGTGAATCGGGTACTGGCAAAGAAGTAGTTGCACGCAACCTGCATTATAACTCCCACCGCCGTAATGGACCATTTGTGCCAGTGAATTGTGGGGCTATTCCTGGTGAGTTACTGGAAAGTGAATTATTTGGTCATGAAAAAGGCGCATTTACTGGCGCCATTTCTACCCGTATCGGCCGGTTTGAACTAGCGCAGGGGGGGACGCTATTTCTGGATGAAATTGGTGATATGCCGTTGCATATGCAAGTGAAAATTCTGCGGGTGTTACAAGAGAGGTATTTTGAGCGGGTAGGCGGTAATAAAACCATTACCACCGATGTACGCATTATTGCGGCTACCCATAAAAACCTTGAAGAGATGATTCATGACGGTGGTTTTCGTGAAGACTTATATTATCGGTTAAATGTGTTTCCCATCGATATGCCGCCCCTGCGTGAGCGAGTGGAAGATATACCACTGTTGTTGAATGAGTTAATTGCCCGGATGGAAAATGAAAAGCGGGGCTCAATCCGGTTTAACTCAGCAGCCATAATGTCGTTGTGCCGTCATGAGTGGCATGGCAATGTCCGCGAGCTGGCCAATTTAGTTGAGCGACTAGCGATCATGCATCCTTATGGGGTAATTGGAGTGCAGGAGTTACCCAAGAAATATCGGCATATTGATGAGCATGACGAAAATAATAAAGATGTGGTAGATATGTTTCCGCCGCAAATGGAAAAAGTCGGGTTAGTGGGGTTGGATACGCCTGCTTTACTTCCCGTCAATGGTTTGGATTTAAAAGACTACCTCACCAACCTGGAAAAAAACTTAATTAAGCAAGCGCTGGATGATAGCAATGGAGTAGTGGCACGTGCTGCAGAGCGGTTGCATATTCGTCGTACTACCCTGGTAGAAAAGATGCGCAAATACGGCTTACAGCGCCGTGAGTCCATGTCAGGGAATTGA
- the fliS gene encoding flagellar export chaperone FliS yields the protein MNAYNQLKQYQAVNRETGIVDADPHKLIQLLIDGALERLLIAKGHIERKEIEEKNRFLNKAVEIIGGLRSFINKEQGGEVAENLFNLYEYMEFRLFEANATNSPEVVEEVIGLLREVKTGWDGIREQVVQPTPVE from the coding sequence ATGAATGCATATAATCAACTGAAGCAATATCAGGCAGTGAATCGGGAGACCGGTATTGTCGATGCTGACCCACATAAATTAATTCAATTATTAATTGATGGGGCATTAGAACGTTTGCTCATTGCTAAAGGGCATATTGAGCGTAAAGAAATTGAAGAAAAAAATCGTTTTTTAAATAAAGCAGTTGAAATTATTGGTGGGTTGAGAAGCTTCATCAATAAAGAGCAGGGCGGTGAAGTGGCTGAAAACCTATTTAATCTTTATGAGTATATGGAGTTTCGTTTATTTGAAGCCAATGCGACGAATAGCCCGGAAGTTGTGGAGGAAGTGATTGGTTTATTGCGTGAAGTAAAAACTGGTTGGGATGGTATTCGTGAGCAAGTGGTGCAACCAACACCAGTAGAGTAA
- the fliD gene encoding flagellar filament capping protein FliD: MAGISSIGIGSGVLTSDLIDKLVAVEKEPADKRLTSRESTLNTQLSEIGRVQSALVDLRLASRSLDSMADVLAVKASTSASAFSATASADAPLGQFSIEVTQLAQAHSLASSVFTNKTDTIGTGTLSITVGSTTKNITIDNTNNTLEGIRDAVNAETGLDVSASVLDTGSGFQLVFNATKSGTENAITINVTDDDANNTDTNGLSQLVFNGTTNNLTETVQAKDANLKINGISITRSSNTVSDAIEGVTLNLTGTNAGAAANLSVARDDDTIADRVQEFVDKFNAYQTLVNELTAFNPDTLEAGVLIGDSTLRSITAQAREILSGVVEGLESANVRSLADIGISTQVSASAGSNDGGTLIFNSTTFKAKLAESPNDLVGLFASQGRTTDNQVKFLSNTNATQKGTYAINITTAATQGNLNGTVALGGSTTIDGNNDTLKIKIDGTETAELTLAAGSYTPAELAAEIQSKINADNNLINAGKSVSVSVDGSNQLVITSDAFGTSSTVEITQVDTNTAAQLGLVVGTGTAGVNVEGTINGKAATGSGKVLTAAVGDDSEGIRLEVSGTTTGDRGTITFISGVADQLIDKVTSFLASDGAITTKTNSLTESLDDIAEERVKLDERVDAFRKQLETQFTAADIQIAKLKNTQDFIKSQLDALVAGSKSD, translated from the coding sequence ATGGCAGGTATTTCTTCTATTGGTATTGGGTCGGGTGTTTTAACCAGTGACTTGATTGATAAACTGGTGGCAGTTGAAAAAGAGCCTGCCGATAAGCGTTTAACCAGCCGGGAAAGCACGCTTAATACCCAACTATCAGAAATTGGGCGAGTTCAAAGTGCTTTGGTCGATTTACGGCTAGCTTCCCGCTCATTAGATTCCATGGCTGATGTGTTAGCGGTTAAAGCCTCAACCTCCGCTTCGGCATTTTCAGCGACAGCCTCTGCTGATGCGCCACTTGGTCAATTTTCCATTGAAGTTACCCAGTTAGCTCAAGCTCATTCCCTGGCTTCCAGTGTATTTACTAATAAAACTGATACTATTGGTACCGGCACACTCAGTATTACAGTAGGTAGTACTACCAAAAACATCACTATCGATAATACAAATAATACCTTGGAAGGCATTCGTGATGCAGTGAATGCAGAAACGGGGCTCGATGTGTCGGCCAGTGTACTGGATACTGGCTCGGGTTTTCAGTTGGTATTTAATGCCACTAAAAGTGGAACTGAGAATGCGATTACCATTAATGTAACTGACGATGATGCGAATAACACTGATACCAATGGTTTATCTCAATTGGTGTTTAATGGTACTACCAATAATTTAACTGAAACAGTCCAAGCAAAAGATGCCAATTTAAAAATTAATGGCATCAGTATTACCCGTTCTTCCAATACCGTTTCTGATGCTATTGAAGGGGTTACATTAAATTTAACTGGTACCAATGCTGGGGCTGCCGCTAATTTATCAGTGGCACGAGATGACGATACTATCGCTGACCGAGTTCAGGAGTTTGTCGATAAATTCAACGCTTACCAAACCCTGGTCAATGAATTGACAGCCTTTAACCCAGATACCTTGGAAGCTGGGGTGCTGATTGGTGATTCCACCTTGCGCAGCATTACAGCTCAGGCCCGTGAAATTCTTAGCGGGGTGGTGGAGGGGTTGGAAAGTGCCAATGTAAGAAGCCTGGCAGATATTGGCATTAGTACCCAGGTGTCTGCCTCTGCGGGTTCCAATGATGGTGGGACGTTAATTTTTAATAGCACAACTTTTAAAGCGAAGTTGGCAGAGTCTCCCAATGATTTGGTAGGTTTATTTGCTAGTCAGGGACGTACCACCGATAACCAGGTGAAATTTTTATCCAATACCAACGCTACTCAAAAAGGGACTTATGCTATTAATATTACTACTGCTGCCACCCAGGGAAATTTGAATGGTACGGTGGCCTTGGGCGGTTCTACCACTATTGATGGCAATAACGATACTCTTAAAATTAAAATTGATGGTACTGAAACCGCAGAATTAACCTTAGCAGCAGGTAGTTATACACCTGCTGAATTAGCAGCGGAAATACAAAGTAAAATTAATGCTGATAATAATTTAATTAATGCGGGTAAGTCGGTTTCAGTTTCTGTCGATGGCTCTAATCAACTAGTTATTACTTCCGATGCCTTTGGCACCTCTTCTACTGTCGAAATTACACAAGTTGATACCAACACTGCTGCTCAGTTGGGATTGGTGGTCGGAACCGGTACAGCGGGCGTTAACGTGGAAGGCACTATTAATGGTAAAGCCGCTACCGGTTCTGGCAAAGTGTTAACGGCGGCAGTAGGGGATGATTCTGAAGGTATTCGCCTCGAGGTCAGTGGTACCACCACTGGAGATAGGGGCACTATTACCTTTATATCCGGTGTGGCTGATCAGTTAATTGATAAAGTCACGAGCTTTTTAGCTTCAGATGGGGCCATTACCACTAAAACGAATTCGTTGACTGAAAGTTTGGATGATATTGCCGAAGAAAGAGTCAAATTAGATGAGCGGGTTGATGCGTTCAGAAAACAGCTGGAAACGCAATTTACGGCTGCTGATATTCAAATTGCTAAGCTAAAAAATACCCAGGACTTTATTAAATCCCAATTGGATGCATTAGTAGCAGGTAGTAAGAGTGACTAA
- a CDS encoding flagellar protein FlaG — protein MKEVDLTSPTLKMEAVSTKPHSLPPEVVAGTKEVSKIPEVTNVQGADSKQELSTNTKVGEAKELRTQQQQRLQVEQAVTKLNEFVQAQQRDLRFDMDDTSGQTVITVVDRHSEEVVRQIPDELALKLAQSLNAEDDIHLLNIQA, from the coding sequence ATGAAAGAGGTTGATCTGACATCGCCTACCTTGAAAATGGAGGCAGTATCAACAAAGCCACATTCACTGCCCCCCGAAGTAGTTGCTGGTACAAAGGAAGTGAGCAAAATACCGGAAGTTACCAATGTGCAGGGAGCTGACTCCAAGCAGGAACTATCTACCAATACCAAGGTGGGTGAGGCAAAGGAGCTCCGCACACAGCAACAACAACGGCTGCAAGTTGAGCAGGCTGTTACCAAACTGAATGAATTTGTTCAGGCGCAACAGCGGGATCTTCGCTTTGATATGGATGATACTTCAGGCCAAACAGTAATCACGGTAGTCGATAGGCATTCAGAAGAGGTCGTCAGACAGATACCTGATGAATTAGCATTAAAGTTGGCGCAAAGCTTGAATGCTGAAGATGATATTCACTTGCTAAATATACAGGCTTAA
- a CDS encoding flagellin N-terminal helical domain-containing protein, producing MPQIINTNIASLIAQRNLNNSQAAQGQALQRLSSGLRINGAADDAAGLAISTRFDTQIRGTSVAIRNANDAISLAQTAEGALASISSNLQRIRELAVQSANATNTDIDREALNDEVNQLVAEIQSVAEKTAFNGQKLIDGSFTAARFQTGANVGEAISVNINGATTDKMGSAATDGVSSQRTATSSALNGGDLIINGIAVGSSLGSDDALSTASKEMSAIAKAAAINKVADQTGVTATVNANEVGYTGVAATNGTVAAGDQLTINGVSISVSSDTNLDADTNREAVVNAINQKSAQTGVRAVNTGSVDTGITLVADDGRNIVFADSANGIAAAVGISAAGTYTGTFNLISDDGSDITLSTTNSDGLVNAGLQAGTFSGGNSVIVSRDNTTAALTTGDLVINGIAVGPSLSTDDTASTASASGSAIAKVAAINRLSDETGVTAKVLENSVFGGTITGDAAQTGSIVVNGSTIDLSKSAADSVSEVQQLVVDAINLRSGETGVSAEVFEDSFKLVAADGRNIVLAAGANQADFGFAAGIVTTNVGGFELSSAGKITLTTNNASNGINKAGLSTGIYASSEDGQLIKNVDISTVAGANKAITAVDNALQQVAKQQGTLGAIQNRFQSAISNLTINSENLSVANSRVKDADFAAETAELSRAQVLQQAGISILAQANARPQQVLSLLQ from the coding sequence ATGCCTCAGATCATCAACACCAATATTGCTTCCCTCATTGCTCAGCGAAATTTAAATAACTCTCAAGCGGCTCAAGGTCAGGCGTTACAGCGGCTGTCATCTGGTTTGAGAATTAACGGAGCAGCTGATGATGCTGCCGGTTTAGCCATATCGACTCGATTTGATACACAAATTAGAGGTACATCAGTGGCAATACGTAACGCAAATGATGCCATTTCACTAGCTCAGACCGCCGAGGGAGCCTTAGCATCGATAAGTTCGAATTTACAGCGGATTCGTGAGTTGGCAGTCCAGTCAGCTAATGCCACTAATACTGATATTGATAGAGAGGCATTAAACGATGAGGTTAATCAGTTAGTTGCTGAAATACAGTCTGTAGCAGAAAAAACGGCTTTTAATGGCCAGAAATTAATTGATGGCTCTTTTACTGCTGCGAGATTTCAAACTGGGGCAAATGTAGGGGAAGCAATTAGCGTCAATATTAATGGGGCAACTACCGATAAAATGGGAAGTGCTGCAACAGATGGGGTTTCCTCCCAACGTACCGCTACAAGCTCTGCTTTAAATGGTGGGGACTTGATAATTAATGGTATTGCTGTTGGCTCAAGCCTGGGAAGTGATGATGCCCTATCTACTGCAAGTAAGGAAATGAGTGCCATTGCTAAAGCAGCAGCTATAAATAAAGTTGCTGATCAAACAGGTGTTACGGCGACAGTAAATGCTAATGAAGTCGGTTACACCGGTGTTGCAGCAACGAATGGAACAGTAGCAGCAGGTGATCAACTGACTATCAATGGTGTTAGCATTTCAGTTTCTTCTGACACTAACCTTGATGCCGATACTAACCGTGAAGCAGTGGTAAATGCCATTAACCAAAAGTCAGCACAAACCGGTGTAAGAGCTGTAAATACAGGTAGTGTGGATACAGGTATAACTTTAGTCGCAGATGATGGCCGAAATATTGTTTTTGCTGATAGTGCTAATGGTATTGCTGCCGCTGTAGGTATAAGTGCTGCAGGTACTTATACAGGAACCTTTAATTTAATTTCTGATGATGGCAGTGATATTACTCTCAGTACAACGAATAGTGATGGATTAGTGAATGCTGGACTACAAGCAGGCACATTCAGCGGTGGCAACAGTGTCATCGTCAGTCGTGATAATACGACAGCAGCCCTTACTACAGGTGATCTAGTTATAAATGGTATAGCAGTAGGCCCATCATTATCGACAGATGATACGGCATCAACAGCCAGTGCCAGTGGTAGTGCTATTGCCAAAGTTGCTGCCATTAACCGGTTATCTGATGAAACTGGGGTTACTGCTAAAGTGCTCGAAAATTCGGTATTTGGTGGGACAATAACAGGTGATGCAGCACAAACTGGTAGTATTGTGGTTAATGGTAGTACCATTGATTTGAGTAAATCAGCGGCTGATAGTGTATCTGAAGTGCAACAATTGGTAGTAGATGCGATTAATTTAAGGTCAGGTGAAACTGGCGTAAGTGCTGAGGTTTTTGAGGATTCCTTTAAACTTGTTGCAGCAGATGGCAGAAACATCGTGCTGGCTGCAGGTGCTAACCAAGCTGATTTTGGTTTTGCTGCTGGTATTGTTACTACTAACGTTGGTGGTTTTGAATTATCTTCAGCAGGAAAAATTACTCTAACTACCAACAATGCATCTAACGGCATTAATAAAGCAGGGTTGTCGACTGGTATTTATGCTAGTTCAGAGGATGGGCAGTTAATAAAAAATGTGGATATTTCAACAGTCGCTGGTGCAAATAAGGCTATCACTGCTGTTGATAATGCGTTGCAGCAGGTAGCAAAGCAGCAAGGTACACTTGGGGCTATTCAAAACAGATTCCAGTCAGCAATTAGCAATTTAACCATTAACAGTGAAAATTTATCTGTGGCAAATTCTCGGGTTAAGGATGCGGATTTTGCAGCAGAAACAGCTGAGCTTTCACGGGCTCAGGTATTACAACAAGCTGGTATTTCAATACTGGCTCAGGCTAATGCCAGGCCGCAGCAAGTTTTATCTCTGTTACAGTAG
- a CDS encoding flagellin: MTTESLGSALEAGFSSNRIAANALAAGDLVINGIAVGASSGVDDKFSTVDQEQSAIAKAAAVNKVSDQSGIIATVDGTTVLGTAFTSAAGDKNGNVLINGVTIEVAVDQNLTEQANLQSVVNSINEKSGQTGVVASFDGNATTGITLDAEDGRNIVLVDGSVTTNAVGLATGGAAPGTTYIGTYSLISRDGSDFTLDTTTGNIDNAGFEVGTFSGVNGGAVGDVVDANAFVTGDLVINGIAVGPTQASFDTASSVQNNASAIAKAAAINLVSDQTGVTATANATFVVSAAITAGTAESGAATINGTSISISYSDTDSISDIQNIIVTAVNNASGQTGVRAEAFGATQFRLIADDGRNIDVTSLTGITAGNSGFAVATTQSSISLISAGKFELSTNTGNIVSAGLQIGTFGGGEDGQLVKDIDVSTVVGANEAIISVENALAQISAQQAELGAVQNRFLSTINNLSISSENLSAANSRIRDADFAAETAELSRAQVLQQAGISVLAQANARPQQVLSLLQ; the protein is encoded by the coding sequence GTGACTACAGAAAGTTTGGGGAGTGCACTAGAAGCAGGATTTTCTTCTAATCGCATTGCCGCCAATGCATTAGCGGCAGGTGACTTGGTGATTAATGGTATTGCAGTTGGAGCTTCTTCAGGGGTAGATGATAAGTTTTCAACGGTGGATCAGGAGCAAAGTGCTATTGCTAAGGCTGCAGCAGTAAATAAAGTATCTGATCAATCAGGAATTATTGCTACTGTTGACGGTACAACTGTGCTTGGCACAGCATTTACGTCAGCTGCTGGTGATAAAAATGGCAATGTGTTAATCAATGGTGTGACGATCGAAGTTGCTGTGGATCAAAACCTAACTGAACAGGCTAATTTGCAAAGTGTGGTGAACTCTATTAACGAAAAGTCTGGTCAAACAGGGGTTGTTGCATCTTTTGATGGTAACGCAACTACTGGAATAACTCTGGATGCCGAAGATGGCCGAAACATAGTATTAGTTGATGGCTCTGTTACAACTAACGCGGTTGGGTTAGCTACAGGAGGAGCTGCTCCAGGCACTACGTATATTGGAACTTATTCTCTCATCTCCCGCGATGGCTCCGATTTTACCTTGGATACAACGACTGGCAATATTGATAATGCGGGTTTTGAGGTTGGTACTTTTAGTGGTGTTAATGGTGGCGCGGTAGGCGATGTGGTTGATGCAAATGCCTTCGTGACAGGTGATCTAGTGATCAACGGAATTGCAGTTGGTCCTACTCAGGCGTCATTTGATACAGCATCCAGTGTTCAAAATAATGCTAGTGCGATTGCCAAGGCTGCGGCTATCAACTTAGTCAGTGATCAAACTGGGGTAACTGCAACAGCTAATGCAACATTTGTAGTGAGTGCAGCCATTACAGCTGGTACTGCTGAGAGTGGTGCGGCGACAATCAATGGTACGAGCATTAGTATCTCCTACTCAGACACTGACTCTATAAGTGATATTCAAAATATCATTGTCACAGCGGTTAATAATGCCTCTGGACAAACTGGCGTAAGGGCAGAAGCCTTTGGAGCAACTCAGTTTAGGCTAATTGCTGATGATGGCCGTAACATTGATGTAACTTCATTGACAGGGATTACGGCAGGTAACTCTGGCTTTGCAGTTGCAACCACTCAAAGTTCAATTTCGCTAATCTCAGCAGGTAAATTTGAGCTTTCGACGAATACAGGTAACATTGTTAGTGCTGGCTTACAGATCGGTACCTTTGGTGGAGGAGAAGATGGCCAATTGGTCAAGGATATAGATGTGTCAACTGTCGTAGGAGCCAATGAAGCCATAATCTCTGTGGAAAATGCTCTAGCTCAAATTTCGGCCCAGCAAGCAGAACTCGGTGCGGTACAAAACCGGTTCTTATCTACCATCAATAACTTATCGATCAGTAGTGAGAACCTATCAGCAGCTAACTCACGGATTAGAGATGCGGACTTCGCAGCTGAAACGGCTGAACTATCAAGGGCACAGGTACTACAACAAGCTGGTATCTCAGTATTGGCACAAGCCAATGCGAGACCTCAGCAGGTGTTGTCACTCCTTCAGTAA